The Gloeomargarita sp. SRBZ-1_bins_9 genome has a segment encoding these proteins:
- a CDS encoding photosystem I reaction center subunit XI, whose translation MSEDFVRPWRGDPMQGHLETPVSAGLGMALVNNLPAYRPGLEPSRRGLEIGMAHGYFLVGPFYKLGPLRDSEYALAAGVMAALGLVVILTVCLSLYGSVAFDRPSPQGTTDQLQTTEGWSSFTSGFLIGGAGGVLFAGVLLFFLPVLQGIGNNLFN comes from the coding sequence ATGAGCGAAGATTTTGTGCGGCCTTGGCGGGGCGACCCGATGCAGGGACATTTGGAGACGCCGGTGAGTGCGGGTTTGGGGATGGCCCTGGTGAATAACCTACCGGCCTATCGTCCGGGGTTGGAGCCGTCGCGGCGGGGACTGGAAATCGGCATGGCCCACGGTTATTTCCTGGTCGGCCCCTTTTACAAGCTGGGTCCGCTGCGGGATTCAGAATACGCCCTGGCGGCAGGGGTGATGGCGGCCTTGGGGCTGGTGGTGATCTTGACGGTCTGTCTGTCCCTCTACGGAAGTGTGGCGTTTGATCGGCCCTCGCCCCAGGGAACGACGGACCAACTGCAAACCACGGAGGGCTGGAGCAGCTTTACTAGTGGCTTTCTCATCGGCGGGGCCGGTGGGGTGCTGTTTGCCGGGGTGTTGTTGTTCTTCCTGCCGGTTTTGCAGGGGATCGGCAACAATCTGTTTAACTAA
- a CDS encoding photosystem I reaction center subunit IX, producing MEDLKKYLSTAPVLLAVWLFIIAGILIEINRFYPDALAFPF from the coding sequence ATGGAGGACCTAAAAAAGTATCTCTCGACGGCGCCGGTGTTGTTGGCCGTCTGGCTGTTTATCATCGCCGGGATTTTGATTGAAATTAACCGGTTTTATCCCGACGCATTGGCCTTTCCTTTTTAG
- a CDS encoding Photosystem I reaction center subunit III: protein MTKVLAFVLALVLWCVWAPSAQADVAGLTPCRESAAFQQRLQNEVATQEARLALYAPGSPQAKAIERRIAQTKARFERYASQGLLCGEDGLPHLITDGRWSHAAEFTLPGLLFLYIAGWIGWVGRAYLIAIRREKEPTEKEVILDVPLAIRCMLSGFSWPVMAFREWTTGQLTVPDAEIPVSPR from the coding sequence ATGACCAAAGTCCTGGCTTTCGTCCTGGCGCTGGTGCTGTGGTGTGTGTGGGCACCGTCGGCGCAAGCGGATGTGGCTGGCTTAACCCCCTGTCGGGAGTCGGCGGCCTTCCAACAGCGCCTGCAAAATGAAGTCGCGACCCAGGAGGCCCGTTTAGCGCTCTATGCGCCGGGGAGTCCGCAAGCCAAGGCCATTGAGCGGCGGATTGCCCAAACCAAGGCCCGCTTTGAACGGTATGCCTCCCAGGGGTTGTTGTGTGGGGAGGACGGCCTACCGCACTTGATTACCGATGGCCGCTGGTCCCATGCCGCCGAATTCACCCTGCCGGGGTTGTTGTTTCTGTATATTGCTGGTTGGATTGGCTGGGTGGGCCGAGCCTACCTGATTGCCATCCGGCGGGAAAAAGAACCCACTGAAAAAGAGGTGATTCTGGATGTGCCCCTGGCAATCCGCTGCATGTTGTCCGGCTTTAGTTGGCCGGTGATGGCCTTTCGGGAGTGGACCACCGGGCAATTGACCGTGCCGGATGCGGAAATTCCTGTTTCTCCCCGTTAG
- a CDS encoding tetratricopeptide repeat protein: MTSLDKWVGVLVGVGCLLGSGGCQLRLIPSSAPARPSLTRRDELNREGVQKAQAGDYPGAIQLLTQALDLAPQDAELYYNRGSVYSDMGQTQAAIRDFTRAIQLRPNFVEAYNNRGITYARGNNYAQAIADFTRAIEINPDFSEAYINRAKAHRMQGNYQAALADCNALLQKQPTLAEAYYQRGSTWIALREYRKALADLDHALRYNPQLAAAYAQKGVAHRALGERSQAIEAWQQAARLFQQQKDQDGLAQVTRLLQQLVR; this comes from the coding sequence ATGACTTCACTGGACAAATGGGTGGGAGTGCTGGTGGGGGTGGGGTGTCTGTTGGGGAGCGGTGGCTGTCAACTCCGGCTGATACCTTCCTCAGCGCCAGCCCGCCCCAGCCTCACCCGTCGGGATGAATTGAATCGCGAGGGTGTGCAAAAGGCCCAAGCCGGGGATTATCCAGGGGCCATCCAACTGCTGACCCAGGCCCTTGACCTGGCCCCCCAGGATGCCGAGCTTTATTACAACCGGGGGTCGGTGTACAGCGACATGGGCCAAACCCAGGCAGCCATCCGGGACTTTACCCGGGCGATTCAATTGCGGCCCAACTTTGTCGAGGCCTATAACAACCGGGGCATTACCTACGCCCGGGGGAATAATTACGCCCAGGCCATTGCCGATTTTACGAGGGCCATTGAAATCAATCCCGATTTCAGTGAAGCCTATATCAACCGGGCGAAGGCCCATCGCATGCAGGGCAACTACCAGGCAGCCCTAGCGGACTGCAACGCCTTGCTACAAAAGCAACCGACCTTGGCCGAAGCGTATTACCAACGGGGAAGTACCTGGATTGCCCTGCGGGAGTACCGCAAAGCCCTGGCGGATTTGGACCATGCCCTGCGCTACAATCCCCAACTGGCGGCGGCCTATGCCCAAAAGGGGGTAGCCCACCGGGCGTTGGGGGAACGGTCCCAGGCCATTGAGGCTTGGCAGCAGGCGGCGCGCCTGTTCCAACAGCAGAAGGACCAAGACGGGCTGGCCCAGGTCACCCGTTTACTCCAGCAGTTGGTGCGATGA
- a CDS encoding NAD(P)H-dependent glycerol-3-phosphate dehydrogenase, protein MSAEVVTVVGAGVWGSLLAELIRQNGYPVQVWSRRCPQPLATAVQSATMVVIAVSVTGVLPVLRAMPSLAPGAVIVSTTKGLLPGSHTTPAQLWQKAFPDHSVVVVSGPNLAAEIAQGLPAATVAASVQREAARRVQRVLASERLRVYTNDDPLGTELGGALKNVMAIAAGVCDGLGLGANAKAGLITRALAEMVRVAVALGAKAQTLYGLAGLGDLLATCNSPLSRNYRLGYGLAQGRSLTEMLRELQTTVEGVNTTYVLVQLADRQGIAVPIAQQVCRLLQGQVTPRQAVTALMERDLKAEFAPDELS, encoded by the coding sequence ATGAGCGCTGAAGTGGTGACGGTGGTGGGGGCAGGCGTCTGGGGGTCCCTGCTGGCCGAGTTAATCCGGCAAAATGGCTACCCGGTGCAGGTTTGGTCACGGCGTTGTCCGCAACCCCTGGCGACCGCCGTGCAATCGGCCACGATGGTGGTCATTGCCGTATCGGTTACTGGGGTTCTGCCAGTCTTGCGGGCGATGCCTTCCCTAGCGCCGGGTGCGGTGATAGTCAGTACCACCAAGGGATTGCTCCCCGGTAGCCACACCACACCGGCCCAACTGTGGCAAAAAGCTTTTCCTGACCACAGCGTGGTGGTGGTCTCCGGACCCAATCTGGCGGCTGAAATTGCCCAAGGATTACCAGCAGCCACCGTAGCAGCCAGTGTCCAGCGCGAGGCAGCTCGGCGGGTTCAGCGGGTCCTGGCCTCGGAACGGCTGCGCGTTTACACCAACGACGACCCCCTGGGTACGGAACTGGGGGGGGCCTTGAAAAATGTGATGGCCATTGCCGCCGGGGTATGCGATGGGTTGGGGTTGGGGGCCAATGCCAAAGCGGGGTTAATCACGCGGGCGCTAGCGGAAATGGTGCGGGTGGCGGTGGCGTTGGGGGCCAAGGCCCAGACCCTCTACGGCTTGGCTGGGCTGGGGGATTTACTGGCCACCTGCAACAGTCCCTTGAGCCGCAACTATCGCCTGGGGTACGGCCTAGCCCAGGGACGGTCCTTAACAGAAATGCTCCGGGAACTCCAGACCACGGTTGAGGGGGTTAATACGACTTATGTGTTAGTCCAACTGGCCGACCGACAGGGAATTGCCGTCCCCATTGCCCAGCAGGTCTGTCGGCTTCTCCAGGGGCAGGTTACCCCTCGCCAGGCCGTCACTGCCCTCATGGAACGAGATTTGAAAGCTGAATTTGCCCCCGACGAGCTATCATAG